A stretch of DNA from Longimicrobium terrae:
TCCAGATCGTAGTCGTTGGTCTCCTCCTCCAGGTCGCGCTCGCTGTCCAGGTCCGCGGCAAAGCGGTCGGTGAAGCCGCGCACCTCGTCCGGCGTGGTGGCGAACGGCGTCTGGCGGTAGCTCCCGGGATAGCGGAGCGAGCGTCCCCAGCCGCGCCCCACCTGCTCGCCCAGCAGAATGCCCTCCGCGTCGTCGGCGAGTTCGGCGGCATCGGTGTCCACGTTCTGCATCTTGGTGCGGTCGCGCAGCCGCCCGCCGAAGCGCAGGGTGCCGGCCGCGCCGCCCAGCCGCAGCGGAAGCGACAGGTCCAGCGAGCCCACCCAGTCGGTGTTGCGCGTATCGGAGCGGCTGGTTTCGATCTCGTCGAACTCGAAGTCGCCGTCCAGCGCGCCGGCGGCGGGGTTCGCGCCCACGTGGTCCGGGTCGATCAGCGACGGGGCGAACGCCACATCGCCCTGCACGAAGCTGATCTCGTCATCGAACGGCGTGTGCTCCAGCGACCGGGTGAACGCCAGGCTGTGCTCCAGCCGCAGCCCGCCGCCGATCCCGTGGTCGCCCGTGAGCGCCAGGTTGTACGTTTCCAGCCGCTCCAGCCGGTTCTTGTGCTGAAAGGCCAGTTCCTCATCCGCCACGGCGTTCACCAGGTTGCGCCGCTGCTCGTGGTCTTCCAGCTGCGAGTACACGCCGGTCAGCATCAGCGACGAGTTGGGGCTCAGCCGGTAGTCCAGGTTTCCCGTTCCGCCCACCCGGCGGCGCGAAAGGGTGTAGTGGCGCACCTGAAGTTCTTCCAGTTCGTCATCATCCATCCCGTCGCCGCCCAGGTCGTACGCCGGCTCCAGGTCGTCGCTGCCGAACGCGCGGCGGTTGAACGAGCCGGTCACCACGGCGCCCAGACGTCCGTCCATCCACCGGTTTCCCGCCGTGAGCGCGCCGCTGCCGCCGAACTCCTCGCGCAGCGACGAATAGCCGCTGGCCGCCTCGAGCGAAAAGAGGCCGCGGTCCGGCGCGCGCCGCGTCACCAGGTTCACGGCGCCGCCGATGGCGTCGGCGTCCATGTTGGGGAGAATGGCCTTGGAAACCTCGATGGCGTCCAGCAGGTCCACCGGCACGGCGTCCAGCGCAATCTGCCGCGCCTCCCCCTCGGGCGAGGGGACCTGGATGCCGTTCAGCGTCACCTGCGTGGCGGCGGGCGAGGCGCCGCGGATCTGGATGTAGCGCCCCTCGCCCTGGTCGCGGGCGATGGACACGCCGGGGATGCGCTGCACCGCCTCGGGCGCGCTGGCGTCGGGAAAGCGGCCCATCTGGTCCGCCGCGACGACGTTGACGATGTTGGGCGCGTTGCTCTGCTGGTTGAGCGCGCGGGCCTGCGTGCGCGCCCGGCTGCCCTGGATGGTGATTGTTTCCAGCGCGATGGCGCGCACGGGAAGCTCGAAGTCCGCCGTCGCGGTGGCGCCCGCGGCCACGCTGACCGACTGGCTGCGCTCCTGCCGGCCCAGGTAGGACAGCACGACGACGTATTCGCCCCGCGGCACGGCGTACAGCACGTAGCGGCCGTCGGCGGCGGTGACCGCGCTGAGCGACGTTCCCTGCAGCGTCACCCGCGCGGATTGCAGGGGCTGGCGGGTTTCTGCCTCGGTCACGCGGCCTTCCACGCGCCCGGCCTGCTGCGCGTGAAGGGGGAGCGCGCCGGCCAGAAGGCAGAACACGGTGATCGCGGCCCTGCGGATCCAGGGTGCTCGCGCAGTGTGCATGGTGCGTCTCGGGGGAGCTTCGTGAACATGGGGGTGACCCGGCCGCCGTCCCGCGCGGGCGGAACGCGGCCGAACGGTCACGTTACCCTGCCCGCGGGCCGTTTCGACTCCCGTCGCGTAACGCCCCCGTACCGGGATGATGCCGGATTCCACACGGGCGGATGGACGGGGCGGGGCAGGGCCCGCGGTTAGCATCGGTCGATGGGTGGATCGGTCGATGGATAGGTTCGGAAGCGGCGAAGTCCTGACCGGCGGCGGGCTGTGAGGCCCCTCCCCCGGCCCCTCCCCGTGCAAACTGCCGCACGGAGAGGGGAGAACTCACGCCGGGACCCACGGCATTTGCGTGGGGGCAGGCTCTACATCGGGGGGGCGAGTTTGCCGCCGTTGTGGGCGCCTTCGGCTGCTCACATCACGGAGGAATGCTAAAAAGGCGGCCTGACCAGAATGGTCAAGGCCGCCTTTCGATTATCTCTCGAAGATCAGCGTTCCGTCGATCAGCATCCGCCGGCGTGCATCAACCGATCAGCGTGCGCGGATGGTGGAGACGGCCACGCGGCCGCAGGGAAGATAGCCGCGGCGGATGGAGTGGCCGCCGGTTTCGCCGTCATCCGCCCAGAACACCGGCCGCAGCCCGCCGGAGCACTCCAGCACGGGCGCAAAGGCGAATCCCTCGTTGTTCAGGTTGGGCAGCCCCGTGGGGCGGGCAAAGCGGCGCGGGGCCAGAAAGCGCCCGCGTCCCGCCGAGCCCGACGCGGTGTCGATCTCCAGAATCCCCGCCGTGTTGCCGCACCCGTCGTCGCAGGTGGCCCACAGCGCGCCGTTGGTGGCATCGTACTCCAGCCCCATCACGCCAGGAAAGCCGGTTGCGATCGTGGCGATGCGCGTGGCCGCGCCCGTGGCGTGGTTGAGCGCGTAGGCGTAGATGATTCCGTTGGCCTCCACGCCCACGAAGAAGATCCCGGTTCCGTGGTCCGCGTAGTCCGCGGGGGCGTAGGCCCGCCCCTTGGCCTCATCAAAGAAGCCGCGGGCCACCAGGTCCGCGTCCGGAATCCAGCTGACCGCCTCGATGCCCAGGTTGGCGCCCACCACGGGCAGGTCCGCCGTGAGGTCCCACGCGTGCGTGGCGCGAAGCGTGGTTCCCGCCTGCGCCGGATCAAAGCGCAGCACCACGTTGCGGCTGATGGTGCTCGCGTCATTGTTGCGCTCGGTGGCCACGTAGATCCCGCCCGCCGAGCCGCCGCCCGCGAAGGTGACGCCCTCCGCGTCCGGGTTGCCCAGCCCGTCGGGGTAGCGCAGCGCCTTGCCCGAGCCCCAGCCGTCCGCCGGGTCAGGAATCCAGTTGCCGCCACTGGCGACCATGCGGTACAGCGTGCCGGGCCCGTTGCGCACCGCCCACAGGTACGCGGGGCGCCCGCCGGCCGCGCCCTCGTACGTGAGGCCGCTCAGGTTGCCGCCAAAGACCGCGGTGCCGTCCACGGTTTCCACCTCGTTGCTCCCCGGCCACGGCGAGGTGACGGGGCCCGCCGGCGTGCAGTTGTTGGCCGTGCCCTTGGTGGCCGCCGTCGTGGCGACCGCGATGCCCGCGCCGTCCGGGCAGCGTCCGTAGGTGACCGCGGCGTGCGCCGTCCACTCGAACCCGTCGATCAGCGCGCCGGCCGCGTCAAACAGGCGCGCCGCGTCGCCCGCGCCCAGCCCGAAGCCGAGCGCGGCCTCTTCCACCACCAGGAACGCGCCGGGCGCGAGCGTGGTTCCGGCGGCGAGGGTGTAGGTGTGCGTGTCGTCGTTGTCGCGCAGCACGAAGCCGCCCAGGCTCACCACCGTGGCGCCCGCGTTGTACAGCTCGATCCAGTCGCCCGGCGTGCCCCCGCTGGATTCCACTTCGTTGATCTTCACCAGCGGGCGGCAGTCGTTGGCCGTGCCCTTGGTGGACGTGGCGCTGGCGGCAAACGGACCGGAGCCGTTGGGGCAGCGCGCGTAGGTGACGGGGGCGTGCGCGGTCCAGGTATAAGAATCCACCGGGACCTCGAACGGGTTGAAGAGGCGGGCATCCTCCGCGCCGCCCAGGCCGAAGCCGAACGCCGCCTCTTCCAGCACCAGGTAGCCGCCCGCGGGGATGCTGGTGCCCGCCGGCAGCCGGTAGGTGTGCGTGGGATCGTTGTCGCGAAAGATCCAGCCGGACACGTCGACGGCGGCGCCAGTGGGGTTGATGAGCTCCGCCCAGTCGCCGGGCGATCCGCCGTTGCTTTCCACCTCGTTGATGCGGATGGGCGCCGGGGCGGCCACCTTCACCGTCCGGCGCGCCGTGGTTGCGCCGGCCGTGGCGATGATCTCCGCCGATCCCGCCGCGACCGCGGTCACCACGCCCGCGGGGGTGACGGAGGCCACGGTCTCGGCGCTGCTGGCCCAGGTGACGGCGCCGGTGGCGATGGGGGCGCTGTCCTGGTCCAGCCCGGCCACGGTGGCCGTGGTGGTCTGGCCCATCGCAAGCGCGCTGTCGGGAAGGGTGATGCGGAGGGTGGTGAGCGCCGGCGGCTCGCTGGGCGAGTCGTCGCCGCAGGCGGCCGCGGTGGCGGTCAGGAGCGCGAGCGCGAGTGCGCGCACGGCCGCGAGGGTGCGAGAACGGGACACGGAGTCTGGTGGAAAGGGGTGGCGCGCCAGAGCGCGGGTGCCTGCACGCAGGCCTGCCCCGCGCGGCCGGGCGGACACGCGGGGCACAGCAGCATCCCACCGCGCCGCGACACGACCTTCAAGGAAGGGTCACGGACCGGTAAATCCTTTCTGCCCGCACCAGACCGCCGTTCCCCCCTCTCCGTGCGGCAGTTTGCACGGGGAGGGGCCGGGGGAGGGGCCTCACAGCCCGCCGGCGAGCCAATCTGGTGATGTCGGAACCGTTCCCCGCCGCCGGGTTGCGTTGAGCGGATGAATCCGCCGCTCCAACAGCGCACCCCCCCGACACCGGCCGCTGACGCGTCCGGTTCGGGGCTTCAACCACAACGGAGCGACGTGCCTCGAGCCGAATCCCGCGGCCACGCTGAGGTCTCCCTTTCTCCCGCGGAGCGGGGGAGAGGGCCGGGGAGAGGAGGCGTCTCCGGCCGCGCGGCACCATCCGGAACACACCAATCCCGCAGTTCCCCCCTCTCCGTGCGGCAGTTTGCACGGGGAGGGCCGGGGAGGGGCCTCCCCGCGTGCCGCCAAAATTGGTTCATAGACGGCATAATCCCGAGATCCATCCACGAAAAAAGCTGTCCCCGCAAGCGCATCGGCTTGCGGGGACAGCGTCGTTATACGGCGAGTGATGCCGGTCATCCACCAACGCGCACGCATGATCTCCGGCGGGGATCGACCGTCCCGATGCACGCAGGGGCCCTCGGTCAGCGTCGCTCGGGAGGGCGCGTTCCGCCGGGGCCGCGTGACGGAGCCCCACGATCGTGGCGTGCCGGCGAATCGTTCGGCGAACGATTCGGATTGTTTTCGTTCGACCGGTCATCCCCCGGCGTGCGGTCGGGGCGGGGCGTGGGAGCGGGGCGAGGAGTGGGCTCCGGCCCGGGGTTCTTTTTCAACTCGATCACGGAAGTCATCAGTCCGGATAGCCCGTCATCGGGGGAAGTGGGGGACCCTTGCTGTTCACGAACCGCAGAAGCGCCTCGTAGCAGTGAGGATTGCGCGCGGCCCGCTGGTAGTCGCGCAGAAACTGGGCGGGCACCAGGTGTCCGCCCAGAATAGAGCGCAGGTAGCTGCTCGCGACCCGCCGGTTCACGGCGCGCTGCTCGACCGCAAAGGCCAGCAGCTCCAGCGTGTCGAGCAGGGCCTGGTACTCGGTCCACCGCTCGGGCACCGCGTCAGTTTCGTGGCGCGTGTACGCCAGCGCGGCCGCCTGAAGCACCGGGGCATCGGCCGCGCCCAGCCCGGCAAGCGCGGTGTTCACGTCCCGCAGATGCTGAAACGTCTCGGACAGTTGCGTGCGGCTGCTGCTCTGCCACAGCGCCACCGCCGCGAACACCGCGCTCACGGAACCCGACAGCGTGGAGACGATCGTCCAGAACTGCGGTTCGGCTTGCACGCTCAGACTTCCGTGCGGAGCGTGCCCATCAACGTCACGGGATGATGGTTGATGATCGCCATCGGCGCGCCGAGGCTCAGTCGCACACGGAGCGAGCCACGTACTGTTTATTACCCGAACCCGTGTAGTAGTAGCAGCCGCCTTTCGGGCCCCTGTGGTAGACTCGCGAGCCGGAGCTGCCATGCCCTGACGGTTGATAGGCGTTTCCGGAGCCCATCAGCGGCTGGATCGTACCCCGACGCGAGGCGCGAAGGCTGTTCGTGGCCCGCGACACGTAGCCGGTCGTATCCCCACGCTCCAGCACCGCCGACCAGCCATCCTCCGGGTCCGCCACGGTGACGGAATCGCCTGCGCGAAGCGTGCGGACGATGCTGGCGCTACGAGACGGCCGCGAGCGGATGCGGATTGCGGAATGGGCGTAAAGCGTGGTCAGGGAAGGGGATTCGGCTGCCGGGAGAAACCCGGAACGCGTTGCCGCATGGGCCGCCGGCACGGGGAAATCCAGAACCGTGGCGAGCGCCGTGGATGCGGGTTCGGACGTTTCGCCGCACGCGGTGAGCGCGCCCACGGTGATCGCGAGGGAGCCCGCGCGGATCAGTGCCGCGCGCATCCCGGTGCGCGGGCGCGCGGACCCGGCGCGTGCCGCGGCATGTCGAGCCATCGAAAGGACAAGCGCCAGCATGGAGATGAACAGGATGAGAGCAAGGAGCGGAGCCATCGTATCAACGCGGAAAACGGGTGGATAAAGACGGGCGTGAGCGGTGAAAAGTGTCTGCATGGTGCTGCTGATCCGCGAAACACGCGTATCAGCTTCGGAGCCCGGTGAGCGGGCGCGGCCACGTCCTCCATCGTCCGAGAGACGTTCGACCGCTGTCGCAAAACGAGAGAGGCCGGAACGTGATGGGGCGCAAGTTCAGGCGGCTCAGCAGCCCGTCACGCGCGATGACCTGTCTCTAGTCGGACCGCTGCTCCCGAATTCGCATGCAGATGATGGCTTGTTCGGCGGATGGCGGCAAGAGGGGAGGAGAACTTCGGGGAGGAGGACGGAAATTCGATGGGGGGTCAGGCGGGAGGATCGTCCTCGTCCGGCTCCTCGAGCGGGGCGACGACGGACGCGTCCAGTTCCAGCCACTCGGCGGCCGAGGCAGGATCGCGAAACGCGCGGTAGTCGGTCTCGGTGGAGTGAATGCCGGCGATGATCTCGAACATCCGCAGCAGGCCGAACGGATAATCGCGGTCCGCGATCAGCGCGCGCCGGCCGGTGCCGCCCGCCATGGCGGACACGGTCTGCGCCAGCATCCGCATCTCCGACGTCGTAGGCATCTGCGTAATGCGCCGCATGTCGACGATGCGGGGGTAGTCGGGGTTGAAATCCGGGTGGGCCCGCATGGCGCGCAGGTACTCGTGAATGTCGGCCCCTGACACAGAACCCCACATCCGCGTCACCACACACCGGCAGGGCAGGTCGATCAGAAAGCGGATCCCCATCGCACTCCCGTCATCCGCAAGTTGATGCAGGCAGGCGACTTTCGTCCGGCCCGCCAGCCCGGCGCACACCAGCATCAACCGTGCGCGGTCCACGCCCAGGCAATCCCCGCCGCCGGTGGTGTTTCCCGGGACACGATCGTCCCATCCGTGGCGGATACCGCGGCGCGCAATCCACACCACCGCCGAAGGCAAACGAGCCCCGCACGCCCGGATCGGCGCGCGAGGCCCGTGCTCGCTCCGGCGCGCGGCGCGATGGGTTCAGCCGGAGGCGGGCACCCGCGCGGCGGCGGCAAGCGTGTCGTCCACCGCGGCCACCCACTCCCCGCCGAAGTCGTGCCTCTCGCGGGCCCAGGTCTGCACCTCCGCCAGCGTCCCGGGCAGCCCGGAACGCTCGTCCGCGACGGCGGCCACCAGGATCTCGCCGAACCCGGACGGGCCCCGGTCCGCGCCGGGCCGCTCGCCGAACTCCGCCGCCAGCACCGTCATCCGCCCCGGATCGCCTCCCGTTTCGCGACGGTCGCGCAGCGCGTCGGCCGCCGCGTCCAGCTGGGCGTAGCGCCCGGCGTGCTCGGGAAGCGCGGCCTGCAGCTCCTGGCGCAGAAAGCGAAGGTGCTCTTCCAGCAGCAGCGTCGGCATGCCGCGCGAAGCCAGCACCGACGCCAGCCACAGGGACTGGCTCACCACGTACGACGGGTCCATGTGCGCCACCAGCGCCATCCACGCCCCGTCGCTGTCCCCGAACCGCAGCGCCCGCTCGCCGTAGCGCGCGGTGAAGTAGGGAAAGCGCTCCAGCGACCGCTCCGTCGCGCGGCGCACGGCGGCCAGCTCGCGCGGATCGGCGCTCACGGGATGCGTGCCCGCGTCCGGGTTGATGGACATGGCGATCCCGGTACGGCCCTCCGGAACCGGCTGCGAACGCGGCGTGGACTGAGACACGAAAATGCTCCGGTGGGGACGTCGGGAACGTGCGGCGTGCACGTCGCGGAGTGCTGTCCGAGGCGGAAAACGGCAACGGGACGGTTCTCCTCCCGTCATCAGCCGTACATCACGCGAGGGGTAGATTACGGATGCCCCGAGGATCACGCCACCCGCGCGGCAATCTCGGCCGGCGTCCCGCGCCGAACGCCTCCCGATCCGCGTTCCGCAGCCGGCCGGCCGCCGCACGCCGTCATCCGCGGAGCGGAACCGGCCGTCCCGTCCGCCGATCCTGATCCGCCCATCCAACCGGGCGCCGCGGCCACCGTCGCGGCTGGCGCAGGCGTGGCACAGGGCGTGACGATGACGGGCCGAGTACGCGCCGGTCCGGGCGCGCGGGACGGGGTCACGAGCCTGAGCGTGGGATGAACAACGAACGAACGCCGGCGGGGCGCGTCCGCGTCATCGGATACACCTGGTCGCCGCGCGGCCACGAGGTGCGCGACTTTCTGGCGCGCAGTCGCATTCCGTATCTATGGATCGACTACGAGCACAACGAAGCCGCACGCGCCGAAGTCGCCGAACTCGGCCTGGGGACGCGCTCGCTGCCGCTGCTGCGCTTCAGCGACGGCACCGATCTGGTGGACCCGAGCGACGAGGAGCTGGCGGAAAAGGTCGGGCTGCAGACGGAGCCCGGGGCGCCGTTCTACGACCTGATCATCGTGGGCGGCGGGCCGGCGGGGCTGGCCGCCGCGGTCTACGGTGCCAGCGAAGGGCTGCGCGTGGTGCTCATTGACCGCGAGGCGCCCGGCGGGCAGGCGGGAATGAGCGAGGCGATTGAAAACTACCTCGGCTTTCCCGACGGCCTGCGCGGCAGCGAGCTTGCGGAGCGCAGCGTGCGGCAGGCCACGCGGTTCGGCGCGGAGATCGTGGTGGCGCGCGACGTGGTGGGGCTGGCGGATGACGAGCCCAACCGCGTGGTCACGCTGGATGACGGATCGACGCTCGCCGCGCACGCCGTTCTGCTCGCGCTGGGCGTGTCGTGGCGGATGCTGGAGGCTCCCGGCTGCGACCGGCTGATCGGCCGCGGCGTGTACTACGGCGGGGCGGCCGCCGCGATCCCGACCTGCCGCGAGCGCGACGTGCTGATGCTGGGCGCGGGCAACTCGGCGGGGCAGGCGGCGCTGTACCTGGCCCGCTACGCCAAGTCGGTGACGATGGTGGCGCCCGAGGCGGAGTTTTCCGACAAGATGTCGGAGTACCTGCTGGGCCGCATCGAGCGTACGGCCAACATCCACCTGCGCCCGCACAGCAAGGTGACGGACGTGTCGGGAGATGAACTGCTGGAGCGCGTCACGGTGGAGGACGTGGACAGTGGCGAACAGGAGGTGGTGGAAACCAGCACGCTCTTCGTGTACATCGGCGCGGCGCCGCGGACGGAGTGGCTGGATGGCGTGCTGGAGCGCGACGAGCACGGGTTCGTGCTGGCCGGGCCGGATCTGGAGGGTCGCGTGGAGTGGCCGCTGGAACGCCCGCGCGAGCTGCTGGAGACCAGCATGCCCGGCGTGTTCGTGGCGGGTGACGTGCGGAGCGGGTCGGTAAAGCGCGTGGGCGCGGCGGTGGGGGAGGGGTCGATGGCCATCCAGTTCATCCACAATCACCTGCGAAGCTAAGCCATGCGGGCGTGGCTGAGGAGACCGGCGGCGTCTGCAAAGGATCGCGCGGCGGCGGAGTGGAGCCCTCACCCCGCGTGCTGCGCACGACGACCCTCTCCCACGAACAGATGTGGGAGAGGGAGCACACTCCAGATCGGCGCGAGTGCAGTGGCCGTTGGGAGCAAACCGCGTCGTCCTTATCGCAGGTGCAGTTGGCGGGAGCAGGCCGCGTCTTCGTTGAGCAAATGAATCCGCCGCTCAAACAGCGGGAACCCCCGGCTCGTGGTCGCTGGCGCGTCCACGCCCGGGGCTTCAACCGCGCAACGCACAACTCCGCCACCGCGCCCAAAAGGCGTCATCCTGAGGAGGCGCCGGCCGAAGTCATTGACACGTGGCTACTTGGCGCCGACGAAGGATCTACCATCCCTCCGTCCAACCGTCCCGTGCGCGCCGGGATTGCCACCACGTGCGGTTGAAGCCCCGAACCGGACGCGCCAGCGGCCGGTGTCGGGGCTTTGCGACGTTCGAGCGGCGGATTCATCCGCTCAGGATTACCGTGGACCGCGCAAAAACTCCGCCTCCCGCACCGAACCATCCGCCCGCCCCAACCCTCCCCCAGTCTTTTTGGGGGAGGGTGGGCCGGTGGTGCCGGCCCGGGTGGGGGCCGCCCTGGACTCCGCCTTCCACCGAAACTCACCCCGGCCGCGGGCGCACGCGGCTGGTGGCCTGCGCCTGAAGCGGATCATCGGGCCAGTAATGCTTGGGATACCGCCCCTTGAGATCCTTGCGCACCTCGAAGTACCCCGTCTTCCAGAAGCTCCCCAGATCGCGCGTCACCTGCACCGGCCGGTGCGCCGGCGACAGCAGATGCATCGTCAGCGGCACGCGTCCGCCCGCGATCCGCGGCGTTTCCATCATCCCGAACAGCTCCTGCAGCCGCGCCGCCAGCACCGGCGCCTCCACGTCGCTGTAGTCGATGGGGATGCGTGATCCGCTCGGCACGTCCACGTGCGACGGCGCAAGGTCGTCCAGCGCGGCGCGGCGCTCCCAGCCCATCATCCCCAGCAGCAGTTCCGGCAGGTCCAGCCGGTGCAGGTCGTCCAGCCGCGTCATCCCGTACACGTACGGCGCCAGCCACTCGTGCAGCCCCGCCGCGAGCGCCTCGTCGGACACGTCCGGCCACGTGGCGTCGTGCCGGTGCAGAAACCGCATGCGCTCCTGAAGCTGGCGCGCGCCCCGGCTCCACGGCAGCACGCCGATCCCGGCGGACGCGATGCCGCGCAGCAGAGCGCCGGCAACCGCATCCGCATCGGCGTCCGTGATCTGCACTTCGCGCAGTGTCAGCGCGCCCAGACGCGTGCGCCGGCGCGGGCGGACGGCGCGCGCGTCCTCATCCCACGCGACCTCCTCCTCCGTCGTGATCTGCGCGGCGAACTCGCGCTCGAT
This window harbors:
- a CDS encoding TonB-dependent receptor → MHTARAPWIRRAAITVFCLLAGALPLHAQQAGRVEGRVTEAETRQPLQSARVTLQGTSLSAVTAADGRYVLYAVPRGEYVVVLSYLGRQERSQSVSVAAGATATADFELPVRAIALETITIQGSRARTQARALNQQSNAPNIVNVVAADQMGRFPDASAPEAVQRIPGVSIARDQGEGRYIQIRGASPAATQVTLNGIQVPSPEGEARQIALDAVPVDLLDAIEVSKAILPNMDADAIGGAVNLVTRRAPDRGLFSLEAASGYSSLREEFGGSGALTAGNRWMDGRLGAVVTGSFNRRAFGSDDLEPAYDLGGDGMDDDELEELQVRHYTLSRRRVGGTGNLDYRLSPNSSLMLTGVYSQLEDHEQRRNLVNAVADEELAFQHKNRLERLETYNLALTGDHGIGGGLRLEHSLAFTRSLEHTPFDDEISFVQGDVAFAPSLIDPDHVGANPAAGALDGDFEFDEIETSRSDTRNTDWVGSLDLSLPLRLGGAAGTLRFGGRLRDRTKMQNVDTDAAELADDAEGILLGEQVGRGWGRSLRYPGSYRQTPFATTPDEVRGFTDRFAADLDSERDLEEETNDYDLDETVAAGYVMADVSLTPRLRLLPGVRYEHTELSTSGFDFDPDEETLSPVRADNDYGNLFPMVHLRYAAGARTNLRAAFTTAIARPNFYDLVPYRLRDDEDLTLGNPGLNPTLARNFDLLLEHYDARIGVASAGVFYKRISDPIFVFTADNELGGETEQPGNGERASIQGVEVALQRQLSGLPFPLDGVGVYANYTFTDSDAKLPDGRQVRLQGQSRHVFNTALSYERLRWWGQVSVNYHDRYVSEYAGDAAEDLFVDRHLQLDASAQARLTDRGAVFLELVNLTNEPYVVYQGSRERPVQQEYYRTWGRLGFRISR
- a CDS encoding FAD-dependent oxidoreductase, with the protein product MNNERTPAGRVRVIGYTWSPRGHEVRDFLARSRIPYLWIDYEHNEAARAEVAELGLGTRSLPLLRFSDGTDLVDPSDEELAEKVGLQTEPGAPFYDLIIVGGGPAGLAAAVYGASEGLRVVLIDREAPGGQAGMSEAIENYLGFPDGLRGSELAERSVRQATRFGAEIVVARDVVGLADDEPNRVVTLDDGSTLAAHAVLLALGVSWRMLEAPGCDRLIGRGVYYGGAAAAIPTCRERDVLMLGAGNSAGQAALYLARYAKSVTMVAPEAEFSDKMSEYLLGRIERTANIHLRPHSKVTDVSGDELLERVTVEDVDSGEQEVVETSTLFVYIGAAPRTEWLDGVLERDEHGFVLAGPDLEGRVEWPLERPRELLETSMPGVFVAGDVRSGSVKRVGAAVGEGSMAIQFIHNHLRS
- a CDS encoding SH3 domain-containing protein, whose product is MQTLFTAHARLYPPVFRVDTMAPLLALILFISMLALVLSMARHAAARAGSARPRTGMRAALIRAGSLAITVGALTACGETSEPASTALATVLDFPVPAAHAATRSGFLPAAESPSLTTLYAHSAIRIRSRPSRSASIVRTLRAGDSVTVADPEDGWSAVLERGDTTGYVSRATNSLRASRRGTIQPLMGSGNAYQPSGHGSSGSRVYHRGPKGGCYYYTGSGNKQYVARSVCD
- a CDS encoding lamin tail domain-containing protein; its protein translation is MSRSRTLAAVRALALALLTATAAACGDDSPSEPPALTTLRITLPDSALAMGQTTTATVAGLDQDSAPIATGAVTWASSAETVASVTPAGVVTAVAAGSAEIIATAGATTARRTVKVAAPAPIRINEVESNGGSPGDWAELINPTGAAVDVSGWIFRDNDPTHTYRLPAGTSIPAGGYLVLEEAAFGFGLGGAEDARLFNPFEVPVDSYTWTAHAPVTYARCPNGSGPFAASATSTKGTANDCRPLVKINEVESSGGTPGDWIELYNAGATVVSLGGFVLRDNDDTHTYTLAAGTTLAPGAFLVVEEAALGFGLGAGDAARLFDAAGALIDGFEWTAHAAVTYGRCPDGAGIAVATTAATKGTANNCTPAGPVTSPWPGSNEVETVDGTAVFGGNLSGLTYEGAAGGRPAYLWAVRNGPGTLYRMVASGGNWIPDPADGWGSGKALRYPDGLGNPDAEGVTFAGGGSAGGIYVATERNNDASTISRNVVLRFDPAQAGTTLRATHAWDLTADLPVVGANLGIEAVSWIPDADLVARGFFDEAKGRAYAPADYADHGTGIFFVGVEANGIIYAYALNHATGAATRIATIATGFPGVMGLEYDATNGALWATCDDGCGNTAGILEIDTASGSAGRGRFLAPRRFARPTGLPNLNNEGFAFAPVLECSGGLRPVFWADDGETGGHSIRRGYLPCGRVAVSTIRAR